Proteins encoded in a region of the Fundulus heteroclitus isolate FHET01 chromosome 2, MU-UCD_Fhet_4.1, whole genome shotgun sequence genome:
- the si:dkey-12e7.1 gene encoding uncharacterized protein si:dkey-12e7.1, whose translation MSPQKKLLLPVSSRRKAVEDVFPFNSLPVECQLHVLSFLNEVDKCSCALVCLSWSCLVRSWKLWRVADYSRRGAFHLGQEGLLVSNREFERWKSWVHHYTHHLISRRASLLTLKASFDLGDRCNKWSELLSRLLDNVHCRDLSHLDLNWTFTLFEPLDLRVHSSSSSHQDSITKMDQVTSFQELLGKLTHSCPRISKMRLHFDWSDLSVSLLTRFQQLRTLELKYFWVFKLVTPSTLQTLTKSLPNLKSLTLHILVPLRNLGISYTLESESLEFLDVSPSRGLVFSCLKLPALRELRAKKIVRGITLDRRTRLRIQSRWPCLYHVLQQGAPKLQALNNERLLPTWREKSYGELKAILEQSCYCVQHLDSWLW comes from the exons ATGTCGCCGCAGAAAAAGCTTCTCCTGCCGGTGAGCAGCCGGCGGAAGGCCGTGGAGGACGTCTTCCCCTTTAACTCGCTGCCGGTGGAGTGCCAGCTGCACGTCCTGTCCTTCCTGAACGAGGTGGACAAGTGCAGCTGTGCGCTGGTCTGCCTGAGCTGGAGTTGCCTGGTCCGATCGTGGAAACTGTGGCGGGTCGCGGACTACTCGCGGCGCGGCGCCTTTCACCTGGGCCAGGAGGGGCTGCTGGTTTCCAACCGGGAGTTTGAGCGCTGGAAGTCCTGGGTCCACCACTACACCCACCATCTGATCTCCCGGCGGGCCAGCCTGCTCACGCTGAAGGCCAGCTTCGACCTGGGAGACCGCTGCAACAAGTGGAGCGAACTGCTTAGCCGCCTGCTGGACAACGTCCACTGCAGAGACCTCAGTCACCTGGACCTCAACTGGACTTTTACCCTGTTTGAGCCACTGGACCTCAGGGTCCACTCCAGCTCCAGTTCACACCAGGACAGCATAACAAAGATGGACCAG GTGACCAGCTTCCAGGAGCTGCTTGGCAAACTCACCCACAGCTGCCCGCGCATCTCCAAGATGCGTTTACATTTCGACTGGTCCGACTTGTCCGTTTCCTTGCTAACCCGGTTCCAGCAGCTGCGAACCCTCGAGCTCAAGTATTTCTGGGTCTTCAAGCTCGTGACCCCCTCCACGCTGCAGACGCTCACCAAGTCCCTGCCCAACCTAAAGTCGCTGACTTTGCACATCCTGGTGCCGCTGAGGAACCTCGGGATCTCCTACACGCTGGAGTCGGAGTCTCTGGAGTTCCTGGACGTCTCGCCCAGCCGCGGCCTGGTCTTCTCCTGCCTGAAGCTGCCGGCCCTCAGGGAACTGCGAGCCAAGAAGATAGTCCGAGGCATCACGCTGGATCGTAGGACGAGGCTCAGGATCCAGAGCCGCTGGCCTTGTCTGTACCACgtcctccagcagggggcgccgaAGCTTCAGGCCCTGAACAACGAGAGGCTCCTGCCTACGTGGAGGGAGAAGAGCTACGGGGAACTGAAGGCCATCCTGGAACAGTCCTGCTACTGTGTGCAGCACCTAGACAGCTGGCTGTGGTAG